In Topomyia yanbarensis strain Yona2022 chromosome 2, ASM3024719v1, whole genome shotgun sequence, one DNA window encodes the following:
- the LOC131686236 gene encoding uncharacterized protein LOC131686236, which translates to MADERKFSELELTKQNIVDSMALLEYYAKEFDKDSKFAGQVEAWAEKLEKFYDEFHRTVVKLEMFSTDKEPIDLKKERQLFDGRYYALRSFYLAKLAKKIRSPPSANPAPSRPMNIRLPELNLPKFSGKLEDWCVFRDSFESAVGSRSDISAVEKMHYLKGLVQGEAARILDPIKISEQGYKDAWRTLRLRFENNRQLIKCHIRTLFDTPAMRKESAEDLLALIDRFEQQISVLKSLGEPADRWSSILVYQLSIRLDPCTLREWENHCSKLDADNIASVLGGTAGTSEDTSTGASTSMPSYVTMVNFLQNYARVLQAVSSATSNTAPPRSKPNPTSKLAAFPVAATQQTAVSSAPSSSASKPKPCDKCGESHYLYSCPEFRKLNLRQRIDLVRQKNLCINCLRSSSHYARNCSGSRCRTCTKKHHTLLHTEPSDDNPASGQATGSTCCVALQPTLTAASALHAPNSLSPQSVSQAPIQQPSTSTSIANLSHIHAPSMSSQTALVSHTGEVIPGTVFLPTALVNIRNGRGRIVTARCLLDCASQRNFVSGALCERLQLPRIRLPHAIPISGIENTTTLVEYQATITIFSRVTPFSVQCSMLVLPSITVKLPQSTVEARHWPIPKHVELADPTFAVTGDIDMILGAAHFFQILRYGRISLGEELPLLQNTEFGECLLENHDHSDPRKCQFSNPCTIDELVNRFWQLEEVHDAKGWSPSERYCEEHFLKNTTRNSEGRYVVKLPKRDELLWQLKDNKYNATRRFFSLERSLGASPDKKAMYQQFIHEYVRLGHMREIGPDEIDAQPQYYLPHHAVMKLDSTTTKLRTVFDASCRSKSGISLNDVLLPGPTIQDTLVTIVLRFRIHQFVISADIEKMYRQILVHPTDQPLQRILWRDDPEAPLKSYQLRTVTYGTSSAPFLATRVLQKLADDEGQHFPLAEPAVRHDFYVDNLLSGSDDAESLAVTCNQLIAMLACAGLPLRQWSSNCQAILDTIPLELRETKTLLDLDHESSVTALGLRWEPSTDFLSFKTPNWKECTVLNKRAILSQISSLFDPLGLIGPTIAKAKIMLQSLWKLHLDWDTPVANRFAHEWQEFHQKLSALAHLRVFRHVLRPGYDRLEIHGFSDASESAYGACIYLRSIPAEGPCTVRLVISKSKVAPMGTQTIPRLELCAAQLLSRLLKQVQDSIDITATTYLWTDSSIVLNWISATPSTWKTFVANRVAEIQELTSHAVWNHVPSEDNPADLVSRGMDLDELLASALWWNGPQWLKPIFAPWPAKYVVVATSNLDQPEVRQTIALPVVSVEPSDIVDRYSNLRQLLRIGTLLRRFAANCLHRKNHQPILVGPLTALDIDRTLLNLVRRIQQQYFANEIRQLETVGKVNRKSKLRYLHPTLVDGIIRVGGRLHNAAIPVDGRHPIVLPKHRLTDMIATREHHKTLHAGPSLLLSSLR; encoded by the coding sequence ATGGCCGACGAGAGGAAATTCAGTGAGTTGGAGCTGACGAAGCAGAATATTGTCGATTCAATGGCTTTGTTGGAATATTATGCGAAGGAGTTCGACAAGGACAGTAAGTTTGCGGGCCAAGTAGAAGCGTGGGCGGAAAAGTTGGAGAAATTTTACGACGAGTTTCACCGGACGGTGGTGAAATTGGAGATGTTTTCCACCGATAAGGAGCCAATCGACCTGAAAAAGGAACGGCAGTTGTTCGACGGTCGCTATTATGCTCTTCGGTCCTTCTACTTGGCCAAACTGGCGAAGAAAATACGTTCTCCCCCTTCTGCCAACCCCGCACCATCGAGACCAATGAACATCAGGCTTCCGGAGCTTAACCTACCCAAGTTTAGCGGTAAGTTGGAAGACTGGTGTGTTTTTCGCGATTCATTTGAATCCGCAGTAGGTTCCCGGAGCGACATCAGTGCGGTCGAGAAGATGCACTATCTGAAGGGCCTCGTTCAAGGAGAGGCAGCGCGCATTCTCGACCCTATCAAAATAAGCGAGCAGGGCTACAAGGACGCTTGGCGAACGTTGCGGCTGCGTTTTGAGAACAACCGGCAGTTAATCAAGTGTCACATTCGGACGCTTTTCGACACTCCAGCGATGCGCAAGGAATCAGCTGAAGATCTGCTTGCGCTGATCGATCGCTTCGAGCAGCAGATCTCCGTTCTGAAGAGCTTGGGTGAACCAGCAGACCGATGGAGCTCTATCCTGGTTTACCAGCTATCTATACGCCTCGATCCTTGTACGCTCCGGGAATGGGAGAACCACTGTAGCAAACTCGATGCTGACAACATCGCTTCGGTTCTGGGAGGAACCGCCGGCACATCAGAGGACACCAGCACTGGTGCGTCAACTTCAATGCCATCATACGTGACGATGGTAAACTTCCTCCAGAACTACGCTCGAGTTTTGCAAGCAGTTTCTTCAGCCACTTCGAACACCGCTCCTCCTCGCAGCAAGCCAAATCCGACATCCAAGCTAGCAGCTTTTCCAGTCGCAGCTACACAGCAAACTGCAGTATCCAGTGCACCCTCTTCCAGCGCCAGCAAGCCGAAGCCGTGCGACAAGTGCGGTGAGAGTCATTACCTGTACAGCTGTCCGGAATTTCGGAAACTCAACCTTCGCCAACGGATCGACCTGGTAAGACAGAAAAACCTTTGCATTAACTGTTTGAGATCGAGTTCCCATTATGCCCGGAACTGTTCTGGGTCAAGATGCCGTACATGTACCAAGAAGCACCACACGCTTCTTCATACTGAGCCCTCTGACGACAATCCCGCTTCTGGTCAAGCCACCGGATCAACTTGCTGTGTTGCCCTCCAGCCGACTCTCACCGCAGCATCTGCGCTGCATGCTCCAAACTCACTGTCACCCCAGTCTGTTTCGCAAGCTCCCATCCAGCAACCGTCTACCTCTACCTCAATCGCAAACTTATCCCACATTCATGCGCCTTCCATGAGCTCTCAGACAGCCCTCGTATCACATACTGGTGAAGTGATTCCTGGAACCGTTTTCCTTCCGACTGCGCTAGTGAATATCCGTAACGGTAGAGGTCGCATCGTCACTGCTCGTTGCTTGCTGGACTGTGCTTCCCAACGCAACTTTGTTTCTGGGGCTCTTTGCGAACGACTGCAGCTTCCTCGCATCCGATTGCCGCATGCTATCCCGATAAGCGGAATCGAAAACACTACAACGCTGGTTGAATACCAGGCCACGATAACCATCTTCTCTCGAGTCACTCCCTTCTCCGTACAATGCTCCATGCTCGTTCTGCCTTCCATTACCGTCAAGCTGCCCCAGTCGACGGTAGAAGCCCGCCACTGGCCGATTCCAAAGCACGTGGAGCTTGCAGATCCAACATTCGCTGTTACTGGCGACATCGACATGATTCTGGGTGCCGCCCATTTCTTCCAAATTCTTCGATACGGCAGGATATCGCTCGGGGAAGAGTTACCGCTTCTGCAGAATACAGAGTTCGGAGAGTGTTTATTGGAAAACCACGATCACAGCGATCCACGCAAGTGCCAGTTCAGTAATCCCTGCACAATCGATGAATTGGTCAACCGATTCTGGCAGCTCGAAGAAGTCCACGATGCAAAGGGATGGTCTCCGTCGGAACGATACTGTGAGGAACATTTCTTGAAGAACACCACCCGCAACTCCGAAGGCCGCTACGTCGTCAAGCTGCCCAAGCGTGACGAGCTGCTTTGGCAGTTAAAGGACAACAAATACAACGCCACCCGCCGCTTCTTCTCTCTAGAACGCTCACTCGGTGCGAGTCCCGATAAGAAGGCGATGTATCAGCAGTTCATCCACGAGTACGTGAGATTGGGACATATGCGGGAGATTGGCCCCGATGAAATCGACGCGCAACCGCAATACTACCTTCCACACCACGCTGTGATGAAACTCGACAGCACCACTACAAAGCTTCGTACCGTATTCGACGCATCATGCCGCTCGAAGTCCGGTATCTCGCTGAACGATGTCCTGCTTCCTGGTCCCACAATCCAGGACACTCTCGTGACGATTGTCCTCCGTTTTCGAATCCACCAGTTCGTGATATCTGCggacattgaaaaaatgtacCGGCAGATTTTGGTCCATCCCACCGACCAACCGCTGCAGCGAATTCTCTGGCGCGACGATCCCGAGGCTCCACTGAAGAGCTACCAGCTCCGCACCGTCACATACGGCACAAGCagtgctccatttttggcaactaggGTGCTGCAGAAGCTCGCCGATGATGAAGGGCAACATTTTCCGCTGGCGGAACCAGCTGTCCGCCACGACTTCTACGTCGACAATTTGCTGTCCGGTTCTGACGATGCTGAATCTCTCGCCGTTACCTGCAACCAGCTCATTGCAATGCTCGCATGCGCAGGACTTCCTCTCCGACAATGGTCTTCGAATTGTCAAGCTATTCTTGATACCATTCCGTTGGAGCTCCGAGAGACGAAAACACTACTCGATTTGGACCACGAGTCCTCCGTGACTGCACTTGGCCTCCGCTGGGAACCGTCGACCGATTTTCTTTCGTTCAAGACGCCGAATTGGAAGGAATGTACGGTTCTGAACAAACGAGCGATCCTCTCTCAGATCAGCAGTCTTTTCGACCCCTTAGGTTTGATTGGACCGACCATTGCAAAGGCGAAAATCATGCTGCAGAGTCTTTGGAAACTCCATCTCGACTGGGACACACCCGTGGCTAACAGATTCGCTCACGAATGGCAGGAATTTCACCAGAAGCTTTCAGCACTTGCCCACCTTCGAGTTTTTCGCCATGTGTTACGTCCGGGTTACGACCGCTTGGAGATTCACGGGTTCAGCGACGCTTCAGAGTCTGCATATGGCGCATGCATCTATCTCCGGTCAATACCTGCCGAGGGCCCTTGTACAGTTCGCCTGGTGATTTCTAAGTCCAAGGTCGCTCCGATGGGGACTCAAACCATTCCACGCCTCGAGCTATGCGCAGCTCAACTCCTGTCCAGACTTCTTAAACAAGTTCAGGACAGCATCGACATAACCGCCACCACATATCTATGGACCGATTCTTCCATTGTCTTGAACTGGATATCCGCAACTCCATCGACATGGAAGACGTTCGTAGCCAACCGAGTGGCTGAAATCCAAGAGCTGACATCTCACGCCGTTTGGAATCACGTCCCATCCGAAGACAATCCCGCCGATCTCGTTTCTCGAGGAATGGACCTCGATGAACTCCTCGCTAGTGCACTGTGGTGGAACGGACCGCAGTGGCTAAAACCAATATTCGCTCCTTGGCCAGCGAAGTACGTCGTCGTAGCGACCTCAAACTTAGACCAACCGGAGGTCCGACAGACTATTGCCCTTCCGGTCGTGAGCGTAGAACCGTCAGATATCGTCGATCGCTATTCCAATCTTCGTCAGCTACTTCGGATCGGCACACTTCTTCGGCGTTTCGCCGCTAACTGCCTTCACCGGAAGAATCACCAACCAATTCTTGTCGGCCCGTTGACGGCTCTTGACATTGATCGCACTCTGCTCAATCTGGTCCGTCGCATACAACAGCAGTACTTTGCCAACGAGATACGCCAACTTGAAACCGTCGGAAAAGTAAACCGTAAATCCAAGCTACGGTATCTGCACCCGACACTCGTAGACGGCATTATTCGTGTCGGCGGCCGGCTTCACAATGCTGCAATACCTGTCGACGGAAGACACCCGATCGTCCTCCCCAAACATCGTCTCACCGACATGATCGCCACGAGAGAACACCATAAGACGCTCCATGCCGGTCCCAGCTTACTACTATCCTCGTTGCGCTAA
- the LOC131686238 gene encoding uncharacterized protein LOC131686238, with product MVCARAKPKPLQQLMGDLPSVRVNQAYPFQNVGVDLAGPMYVRTSLRNKRSPFFKAYITVYVCMATKAVHLDLVSDLTTGTFIASLRRFVGRRGKPAHIYCDNATNFVGAHRELEELRKLFRTQVHQDAVANECADNGIQFHFIPPRSPTFGGIWEACVKSVKTLLRKILGNAHLTESELQTALIQVESMLNSRPITPLPDNPSDELALTPGHFLIGRPLNAVPDPDCREVPESRLSRWERVQQLTQHFWSRWHKEYLATLQSRYRWTEAMDNLAVGSIVALKDERAPPLKWPLGRVLSVHPGPDGLVRVATVKSTFGIVQRAIPKLCLLPIEVAPPIVAQSPAPISSPTSTTPKEGPCSGNRAAGRDPGPCSGNRAAGRDPGPCSGYRAAGRAPGPYSGK from the coding sequence ATGGTATGCGCACGTGCCAAACCCAAGCCGTTGCAGCAGCTGATGGGGGATCTGCCATCTGTTCGGGTCAACCAGGCGTACCCGTTTCAGAATGTTGGCGTTGACTTGGCTGGGCCAATGTACGTGAGAACGTCACTCCGAAATAAGAGATCGCCATTCTTCAAAGCCTACATCACCGTATACGTATGTATGGCTACCAAAGCCGTGCACTTGGACCTTGTGTCGGATCTGACCACTGGCACATTCATTGCGAGCCTGCGAAGATTCGTCGGCCGTAGAGGAAAGCCTGCGCATATCTACTGCGATAACGCCACGAACTTTGTTGGAGCACATCGAGAACTGGAAGAACTGCGGAAGCTTTTCCGAACTCAAGTTCACCAAGATGCCGTAGCAAACGAATGCGCAGACAACGGAATACAGTTCCACTTCATCCCACCTCGCTCTCCCACATTCGGTGGAATCTGGGAAGCCTGCGTGAAATCCGTGAAGACCCTGCTTCGCAAAATCCTCGGAAATGCTCACCTAACCGAATCCGAGCTGCAAACCGCATTGATTCAGGTCGAGTCAATGCTAAACTCTCGCCCAATCACGCCGTTGCCGGACAATCCATCCGATGAGCTGGCTCTGACTCCAGGACATTTCCTGATTGGTCGTCCGTTGAATGCGGTACCCGATCCAGATTGCCGTGAAGTTCCTGAATCCCGGTTGTCTCGATGGGAACGAGTACAACAGCTAACTCAGCACTTCTGGAGTCGTTGGCACAAGGAGTATCTCGCCACCCTGCAAagtcgctaccgctggacagaagCCATGGACAATCTAGCCGTTGGTTCCATCGTCGCTCTCAAAGATGAGAGAGCACCGCCGTTGAAATGGCCCCTGGGACGCGTGCTCAGCGTTCATCCCGGCCCTGACGGCCTTGTTCGTGTCGCCACTGTGAAGTCGACCTTCGGCATCGTTCAACGCGCCATCCCGAAGCTCTGCTTACTTCCAATTGAAGTTGCGCCACCCATCGTAGCACAGAGTCCCGCACCAATTAGCAGCCCTACGTCAACAACGCCAAAGGAAGGCCCTTGCTCAGGGAACCGAGCCGCCGGACGAGATCCCGGCCCTTGCTCAGGGAACAGAGCCGCCGGACGAGATCCCGGCCCTTGCTCAGGGTACAGAGCCGCCGGACGAGCTCCCGGCCCCTACTCGGGGAAATGA